The Candidatus Saccharibacteria bacterium sequence ATATCCGTCTTTACTGACGATAATCCCCGTGCCAGCACCTTCTTCGCTTTCAGCGCCATAGTAGCTACTGGTGCGCGATGTTGTGACGATAGAGACCACGCTTGGTGCAACCTTTTCTACCACACCTGCAATATTCTCCTCTTCCTGGGTTACCTTCGTATTGCCGTCGTTTGCCACGCCCTGATGTTTAGCAAGGCCATTGTTTTCAGACTGCTGCATGAGCAAAGAATATATTTTATAACCACCAAAGCCCATTGCGAGACAAAAAATAACCGCCCCAACAATAGCAACAATCAGCCAGGTTCGCTTACGCTTTGGCGCTACGGACACATGCGTCTGTATATCGCTGCTGTCTTTTACTATCTCATTCTTTTCCACGTCGTTCATCTCCTCCAGATTACAGTCGGGCGCTTAAACAAAGCTTAAATCGTGCCAACGCCAATTCTATTAAAGAAAACCAAAAGTATCATAATAACGCTCACCGAAAGGAGTATTGGCAGCATTACGTCGCTCGAACGCACCGATCCATGCTTAGTGTAGCTACCATAGACGCGTTCGGCGATAAAGCTAATAGCAAGGGCTATAAGCGCAATTTGAGCCAATTTAATCTCACCCACCCCTGGTATTTCGTAGGCGAAAGTCCAGTGGTACGCAAGCCAGCCAAGCTCGGCAAAAATAAGCCCCCAAACAAGGCTGTAAAACGAAATATGCGCCTCATCGTAGCTACCCAGCACGTGTCTTGCTGCGCTGTAGCCTATAATCCACATCAGCAAAACAACAGGCGACGCCATCCAATCGTATGCAACAGACATGAGCGCTGTAACTCCCAAGAATATCGCCGCACCAGCCTGAACCGCAACGAACACACGCTTCGAGCGAGGTTTTATGTATAGCAGCCAGCCGATATAGAGTAACGTGATAATAATCTGCGCCGCCAACGCCCCACTTGCCGCATAAAGAAGCACCACGATACTAAGGCTAACAATGATATCAACAAGATTCGCCTGGATATTGGCAAACCAATAGCGTGGACGCACAGCCAGAACTCGCCATTTGCTAAGAAGGACAAGAGCAAATGCAGCAATCGGCGATTCGATAGCCCATACGATAACTAATATTGCCACCGCAAGAGCAACATTGAGCAAAATATAGACGAGCTCGCTTAACAATGAACGACGCTTTGATGATTTCAAAAAATCCATAACTGCTTTTTATTATAGCATTAATTGCTACTGGCCGAACTATCCTTGCCGATAATTACGACAAAGTTTGTCCCCGATGCAACTGCAGGTGCTTTTGTCGTAAGCACTGTGACGCCGTACATTGACTCAAGCTTTTCTTTTGTTGCGGTCTTGCCGCTACCAATTTGATATACCGTGACATCCTTGTATTTGGTATTCGGTGCGTTTTCGACACTGCTGATCGTAAATCCTTGCGCGGTAAGTTTATCTGCTTCAGTCTGAGCAACGCCCACCGTTCCCGATCCGTTCATAACCACAACCTTCGCCTCTTCACGAACAACAGGGTTTGAGCTTAGTTTTTTCTTGATAAGAGCGCGAATAGCACCGTACTGATAAAGGCCGGCCGACGGCTGTGCGTTGCCGTTCATAACGGGGTTGTCGCCATCAATCAAGCTTATCGACTTAATGTCTTGGTCTTTAATGTCCTGTGCAAGCGAGATCAGCGTCCGTACCTCGGCAGCCTCAAATGTCGTACGGAAGTTGTTCCCCAAAGCATCGATAATTGCTGTCACTTTTGACGGATCCGCAAGCACACCAGCACTCATCGCCTTTTCGCGGATTGCCTTTACAATTTTCTGCTGATTCTTTTCTCGATCAAAATTAGACTGTTCAAAACCGTAGGTTGGCGCTTTATCACCCCTTGCCTGCGCAAGATACAACGCGTGCTCAGCATCTAGCTTGACTGGACCATTTGGATAATCAATATAGTGACCACTAGGCGGGCAACGCTTCAAAACTTCACTGTAACTCACTTTATAATCACCGACGCCACACTTCCAATCGAAGTTACTATCCATCTGACCACGCGGATCACGGCTCTCGATCGTCACAGTAATTCCATCGATTGCCTTAACAAGTTCACGCATCACCGTGTAATTAACGTTTACACCATACTGAATATCGAGACCTAAGATTCCGCCAATAAAGTCACCTGTTTTATCCAACGCTTTACGGTCAGCGTCAACATTTCCAGCGCCACCGCCAACACAACTATAGTAGACGTTAATCTTCCCGGAGTATCCAGTCAAACACGCCTGACCATATTCAACCTCAAGGTCGCGAGGAATACTTACCATGTAGGCGTTCTTATTGTTCTGATCGACACTAACAACCATAATCGAGTCGGTCAAGTAACCGGCCTCGTGCCCCGGATCGTCTTGCGAGGTGCCTACAACAAGGATATTACTGCGCCCATTGGCGTCTTGCTTGAGCGGCTTATTTTGGATAATGTCAAAAATATTACCTTGAAAAATGTTTCCCGTCGCCATCATTCCACGATAGAGAATCCAGCCACCAATCCCTAAAAGAATAACAATAACCGCAATAATTGACCATTTTATAATACGTCGCTTTTTGCTAAGGGGACCCCGTTTTTTACGTCCTTTTTTGCCTTTTTTGCCCGGCTCGTCAAGATTGGTATCAATGTTCTTTAGCGATTCACTAATATCATCGCCCACAACCCCTAAGTTAGTCTCCTGCATTTTGGCTGGCTGCAGGCGGTCGCTTGTCGCTTTCGCACGTCCAAGCTCCACTCCGTCGAGTGGCTTGCTGTGCTTCACACTCTCAAGTCCGCCTATCCTGCTTCCAGGGCGACGCGGAACAAATCCGTCAATTGCGTTCTTTTTTGTCATAAATACTCCATCTACTATATACGAAGTATCCTTATTTTTGAATGAAAATCATAACTACTTTGCTTTCACACCTGTAAATAAGCGTGTATAGTAAGGGTAATGGAAGCAAGTTTTATGCAGCGCCATCCGTTTTTAAAAGATGGTTTCAACATTGTTATTTTTATTGCCTGCGTTCTTATTGGCACGCTTCTTATCAATACATTCGTTTTTCGCAGCTTTAACGTTTTGGGGCCAAGC is a genomic window containing:
- a CDS encoding LCP family protein produces the protein MTKKNAIDGFVPRRPGSRIGGLESVKHSKPLDGVELGRAKATSDRLQPAKMQETNLGVVGDDISESLKNIDTNLDEPGKKGKKGRKKRGPLSKKRRIIKWSIIAVIVILLGIGGWILYRGMMATGNIFQGNIFDIIQNKPLKQDANGRSNILVVGTSQDDPGHEAGYLTDSIMVVSVDQNNKNAYMVSIPRDLEVEYGQACLTGYSGKINVYYSCVGGGAGNVDADRKALDKTGDFIGGILGLDIQYGVNVNYTVMRELVKAIDGITVTIESRDPRGQMDSNFDWKCGVGDYKVSYSEVLKRCPPSGHYIDYPNGPVKLDAEHALYLAQARGDKAPTYGFEQSNFDREKNQQKIVKAIREKAMSAGVLADPSKVTAIIDALGNNFRTTFEAAEVRTLISLAQDIKDQDIKSISLIDGDNPVMNGNAQPSAGLYQYGAIRALIKKKLSSNPVVREEAKVVVMNGSGTVGVAQTEADKLTAQGFTISSVENAPNTKYKDVTVYQIGSGKTATKEKLESMYGVTVLTTKAPAVASGTNFVVIIGKDSSASSN